A window from Bosea sp. ANAM02 encodes these proteins:
- a CDS encoding ligase-associated DNA damage response exonuclease — protein MTLARQSACWRPSELLLPTPAGLYCPPADIHIDPVRPVARALITHGHSDHARAGHGAVLATRETLAIMALRYGEGFAGSQQVAVPGEAVRIGEVDFTFVPAGHVLGSAQIAVENRGLRIVASGDYKRERDPTCAGFEPVPCDIFITEATFGLPVFRHPPASGEVAKLLESVRLFPERTHIVGAYSLGKAQRVMALIREAGYIRPIYIHGAVEKITAFYEAEGIPLGEIRLVSETDRKTLGGEIVICPPSATQDLWARRFPDPVTAFASGWMRIRARARQKGVELPLVISDHADWDDLLATIREVQAGEIWVTHGEADALVHWCGTAGVKAKPLHLVGYGDEGEADPAGEATDAASI, from the coding sequence GTGACGCTGGCCAGACAAAGCGCCTGCTGGCGCCCCTCCGAATTGCTGCTGCCGACACCGGCCGGGCTCTATTGCCCGCCGGCCGATATCCATATCGACCCCGTCCGCCCGGTGGCGCGGGCGCTGATCACCCATGGCCATTCCGACCATGCCCGCGCCGGCCATGGCGCCGTGCTGGCGACGCGCGAGACGCTGGCGATCATGGCTCTGCGCTATGGCGAGGGTTTTGCGGGTTCGCAGCAGGTCGCCGTACCCGGCGAAGCCGTGCGCATCGGCGAGGTCGACTTCACCTTCGTCCCGGCTGGCCATGTCCTCGGTTCCGCCCAGATCGCGGTCGAAAACCGGGGCCTGCGCATCGTTGCCTCCGGCGACTACAAGCGCGAGCGCGACCCGACCTGCGCCGGTTTCGAACCGGTGCCCTGCGACATCTTCATCACCGAGGCGACCTTCGGCCTGCCGGTCTTCCGTCATCCGCCGGCATCGGGGGAGGTGGCCAAGTTGCTGGAATCCGTTCGGCTCTTCCCGGAGCGGACGCATATCGTCGGCGCCTATTCGCTGGGCAAGGCGCAGCGCGTCATGGCTCTGATCCGCGAGGCCGGCTACATCAGGCCGATCTATATCCACGGCGCGGTCGAGAAGATCACCGCCTTCTACGAAGCCGAGGGCATACCGCTCGGCGAGATCAGGCTTGTCTCCGAGACTGATCGCAAGACGCTGGGCGGCGAGATCGTCATCTGTCCGCCGAGCGCGACGCAGGACCTGTGGGCGCGCCGCTTCCCCGACCCCGTTACAGCCTTCGCCTCTGGCTGGATGCGGATCAGGGCGCGGGCGCGCCAGAAGGGCGTCGAATTGCCGCTCGTCATCTCCGACCATGCCGATTGGGACGACCTGCTCGCGACCATCCGCGAGGTTCAGGCGGGCGAAATCTGGGTCACGCATGGCGAGGCCGATGCGCTCGTCCATTGGTGCGGCACGGCGGGCGTGAAGGCCAAGCCGCTGCATCTCGTCGGCTATGGCGACGAAGGCGAGGCCGATCCCGCAGGGGAGGCAACCGATGCGGCTTCTATTTAG
- a CDS encoding methyltransferase domain-containing protein: protein MTDTGSTTHFASSGDPVLDRRYGWAEAALKDGDAQAAVEILDQTLSQAYHFTAAWHLYGLAQEALGHKEDAATAWRQCLDLDPNDHFGARLDLARIGALPAEQATSENFSGALFDAYADRFDSHLTQTLHYNAPDLLKAALVRCCSNAGRPFRFDIVYDLGCGTGLMGEAIHEQSGFIAGCDLSPRMIERARAKLAPDGTPLYDKLAVAGLTSFLASRPDASADLVVAADVFVYLGELAPCFAQSARVLEPDGLLAFTVQSHAGEGVVVGGDRRFAHAESWLRERLIEAGLTPILAELASTRQDRGAPVPGLLMVAEKR, encoded by the coding sequence ATGACCGATACAGGCTCGACCACGCATTTCGCCTCCTCCGGCGACCCCGTGCTCGACCGCCGCTATGGCTGGGCAGAGGCTGCGCTGAAGGACGGGGACGCGCAAGCGGCCGTCGAAATCCTCGATCAGACCCTGTCGCAGGCCTATCACTTCACCGCCGCCTGGCATCTCTACGGGCTGGCTCAGGAGGCGCTCGGCCACAAGGAGGACGCGGCCACCGCCTGGCGGCAATGCCTCGACCTCGATCCCAACGACCATTTCGGCGCGCGGCTCGATCTTGCCCGCATCGGCGCGCTGCCGGCCGAGCAGGCGACCTCGGAGAATTTCTCCGGCGCATTGTTCGACGCCTATGCCGACCGCTTCGACAGCCATCTCACGCAAACCCTGCATTACAACGCGCCCGACCTGCTGAAGGCGGCGCTCGTCCGCTGCTGCAGCAACGCCGGCCGGCCCTTCCGGTTCGACATCGTCTACGATCTCGGCTGCGGCACCGGATTGATGGGCGAGGCGATCCACGAGCAGAGCGGCTTCATCGCCGGCTGCGATCTCTCGCCGCGCATGATCGAGCGGGCGCGGGCCAAGCTCGCGCCTGACGGCACGCCGCTCTACGACAAGCTCGCCGTCGCCGGCCTGACGAGCTTCCTCGCCAGCCGGCCGGACGCCTCCGCCGATCTCGTCGTCGCGGCCGATGTCTTCGTCTATCTCGGCGAGCTCGCGCCCTGCTTCGCCCAGAGCGCGCGCGTGCTGGAGCCGGACGGGCTGCTCGCCTTCACGGTGCAGAGCCATGCCGGCGAAGGCGTCGTGGTGGGCGGTGATCGGCGGTTCGCGCATGCGGAAAGCTGGCTGAGGGAGCGGCTGATCGAAGCCGGGCTCACACCCATACTCGCCGAGCTCGCCAGCACGCGGCAGGATCGCGGCGCGCCGGTGCCGGGGTTGCTGATGGTGGCGGAGAAGCGATGA